The nucleotide sequence TTAAACAAACCAAAAGATAAACCATCACCCCGATAATAATGGGCCAGGTCAACTTTGGTATATTGCATATAAATCAACGAGGAGGCGATATATGCTGCGTTTTTAGGACTCTGCACTTTGGTAAATGTATTTCTCGACCCAAAAGGACTAGAGTTCCACTCAGTACAAATACTCTCTGTCTTAGTAAAGCCATAAGTATGCAAACTTTTCTGAATCGTATTACCCATATCAATAATGTTTTGCGGGTCTCCAGTATCAACGTATCCATGCCAAGAAAAGAAATCTAACGGTACATGATTATCCCGACAATATCGGAAAAATCCATCAATATAATGCCCTCCTGCATGATTACTAAACGAAATACCTGCACCACCCACTTTAGCATCAGGATCAACCGTCTTAATTAATCTCACTACTTTTTCATATAATTGATAATACTTTTGTGGATCATCCGTATTCCAGAAAAACAGTAAATCAGGCTCGTTCCAAATTTCCCAGTAGCTTATTTTTCTCGGCAACCCAATGCTGGCATAATTTACACCATAACGATTCACCAAGGTTTTAACTAATATTGCATAAATATCAAAATCCTCGGGTATTTCATAACCACCATCAAGTGAACGCCCAATACGAAACAGAAGTTGTCGCTGAATATTATCTGGATTCAGATCTGCTTGATTATTCAGAACATCACGTAGATAAGCATCCGTCATTTCATAATTGGCATCTTTTAATGCAAGACTCACATCATGATTTCTCATTCCGAGAGCCGCATTGGGAAAGAGACTTCTGACATTTGCAATATCAGCAACAAGCTTTTTAGCCGCGGGTTTATTTTCCTCAGACACATTAACAATCATTTGATTTTGATTGTTTTTCCTATCCACCTGGAAGTAATTATCTATATCCCCAATACCAAAGCCGTCATGCAGCCGGACATGGGTAATTCCCATCTGATTAAATTCATTATCTAAATCAGGAAAACCTGGCGCTATAGATTTAGGAAGACCATTGACACCATTAACCGTTTTAAGACATGAGTTATGTCCCGCTGATAAATCCCGATGATTTTTATTAAATGAAAAAACTTTAGTCATAATACCCTCTATACTCATTAAGAAATTGTATCCCTATAAACCAAAAATAATATCAAAGAATAAATAGATTTATCTGACAACTCAATAACAATAAATGAATGGAAGACCCAGATAATAGTTAGATATCACTTTCAACCACACCTTAAAATTCTCAGCTATTACTTTGAATTTATTGGATTAAACAAACAATTACATTAACACAACTATTTATGATAATAAAATTGACTCCGTGACTTATTTAACCGCAGAATCATTAAAAGAAAAAAAGATATATCAATCAACCAACAATGATATTAATAACAATAATAAAATAGCACGCAATAAAACCATACAGAGAGTAGATTATATTTAAAAATATCGTACAAAAGATCATCGACATATATTAAAAACATGTTTTCAACCTTAACAAGCCACCAAAAAATATAAAAAATCCATACAATTTAATTAACTGTTATCAAAAAGGCTCTTTCCAGAGCCTGTTCGATTAAAATAATTTACAATAATATCTCCATTGAATATAAAATTAATTATCCTCTAACTCTAACGAATATAATGCTACTGTCTCAGGCTTCGCTCCCTTATCCACTAGCGTTAATTTATTATTAGCTATAGACACATTAATCTGGTCAGTTACTTCCGGTGGTGTCATTTGTGCCAGCGATCCACCTTCTTGAATACGGAATGCTTTAACTTTAAATTTTTTATAACCTATATGATTAATTACCACGGTAACACCTTGGTCGCTATCGGTATAATCACGATTTTTAGCTCTCAACATATTATTATCCGGAAATGGCTTAACCGGTTCATGTTGTACTACCGCGTTATCAACGCGAACGGTTGTCGGATCAACACCGCCAAACCATTTATTCTTACTCCCAGTATCCGTTAATTGATTCAGTGTTCGGCTGGTATCCAAATAGTATTGTTGATATAAATAATCAGGAGCCGCATTACCATCGGCAAGGCTCTTATCAACTTTATAATTTGCGGCAAGAATATTTATTTTATTTCCTTCGGTATTCTCGGCAGCCAAAACAGTTAAACCTGTGGAAAAATCCTTATTACCACTTAAAATATAAGGTGTTTCGAACATTTTGGCAAACAGGTAAAAGGATTGAGCTGAATAGGTACAGAAATTTTTAACACTTGGATTTTCAGGGTTGGGCTGGTTGTTAAACAAACCAAAAGATGAACCATCTCCTCGATAATAATAAGATCTGTCAACTTTTATATATTGCATATAAATAAAAGTGGAAGCAATATATGCCGCATTTTTAATACCTTGCACTTTTGTATATGTATTTTTTGTCCCAATAGGACAAGAATTCCATTCAGTACAAAAACTTTCTGTACCGGTAAAACCATAAGTATGCAAACCTTTTTGAACTTTATTCCCCACATCAATAATGTTTTGTGGGTCTCCAGTTTCAACGTACCCATGCCAGGAAAAGAAATCTAATGGTACATTATTATCTCTACAATATCGTAAAAACCCATCAAGATAATCTTCTTGTGCTCTATCAACAAACCCAATACCCGCGCCACCAACTTTAGCATCCGGGTCAATAGCTTTAATTATTCTTGCAATTTTGGCATATAATTCATAATATTTTTGAGGATCATTACTATTCCAGAAAAAAATTAAATCAGGTTCATTCCAAACCTGCCAATAGGTTATTTTTCTTGGTAAACCAATTCTGGCATAGTTTAAAGCGTAGCGATTCACCAACGTACTGACTAATATTGCATAAATATCAAAATCTTCTGGTATTTCATAACCACCGTCACCAGTACGTCCAATACGAAACATGATTTTTCGCTGAATATTATCTGGGTTTAGCTCAGCTTGATTATTCATAATATCGCGCAGATAAGCATCAGTCATTTTATAATTAGCCTCTTTTAATGCAAGACTAATATCATTATTTCTCATCCCGGCAGCCGCATTGGGAAAAATGCTTCTGATATTTGAAATATCAGTAAGCAGTTTTTTAGCCGCAGGTTTATTTTCCTCTGGGACATTAACAATAATTTGATTTCGATCATTGACTCTATCCACTTGGAAATAATTATCCATATCCCCAATACCAAAACCATCATGCAGCCGGATATGGGTAATTTCCATCTGATTAAATTGATCATCTAAATCAGGGAAACCCGGCATCAAAGATTTAGGAGCACCATTCAAGCCATTAACCTCTTTAAGCAATGAGTGATGCCCTGCCGATAAATCTCGATGATTTTTATTTAATGAAAAAATTTTAGTCACAATAAACCTCTATATTCATTAAGAAATGACATTGTTATAAATAAAAAATAATATAGAAGAATAAATATATTTCCCTGACAACTCAACAACAATAAATGAACCGAATACTTAGAGAATAGTTAAATATTACTTTTAACTATATTTTACAATTACCCTATATTAATTTTAATTTATTATATCAATCAATAATCACATAGATATAATTATTTACGCCAATAATCGACCCTGTGATTTATTTAACAAAATCAGCACTAAAGAACATATACTTCAATAATAAATTGATATTAATAACGACAGTAAAAAAACACCCAATAAAATCATATAGTGAGTGAATTATATTAAATAATATCGCATAAATTTATTAATATATATCAGACGGATTCTCCTAAATAATCTTGGCAAGCCTCTTTTGCAATAACGACATAAATACGGTTAATTTTGCTGGCGGGTGAGCAAGTGCTCGTAGTAAATAAATATCTTCTTTACGTCCATCTGGATCATCAAATAGAGGAATAAGTTTTTCAGAACGAATATCTGTGGATACCACCCAATTAGGCAGAAGCGCTATTCCAAATCCACTCACTGTGGCCATTCTCAATGTTTCAAAGTCATCACTACGAAAGATCCTATTATTATCGCTGAAATTAATAACACTACGATAGCGTGACCAGCAAATACCCGCGGGGTCATGATGTTTATCAAGCAAATAGTGCTCATCCAGTTCAGTAAGTGTTGTCGGTGTTCCATGCCTTTGAATATAGCCTGGGCTGGCACAAATAATCCAAGTTTGTGTGGCGATACGTTTGGAATAAAGTGTGCTGTCCTTTAATTCACCAATACGAATAACTACATCAAGACGATCCCTGACCGGATCAGTCAACCGCTCGGTTTGATCAAGTTCAATCCGAATTTTAGGATACCGCGTGAATAGTTCTGCTAGCATCGGAATAATATGTTGACGTCCAAACGTTGGCAGGCAAGCTACACGTAATACCCCTTGCGGCTCGCCATTCAACGCCGCTAATTCAGCCTGGATATCGACAAGATCATTGATAATACCTTGCGCCCTTGCAAACAAAATCTCCCCTGCATCCGTCAGCGATAAACCGCGGGTAGAGCGAAAGAATAGTTTTGTCTCTAACACCTGTTCAAGGTTGTCTATCTGACGTGTGATAGAGGATGCAGCCATACCTTGCAAACGAGCAACGGCAGAAAAACTCCGTGAGCGGGCAACATGAATGAATGTTGTTAGCATATCGGTACGTAATAAATCTTTCATCGCAATTTTTACCTATACATTTCATATATTACAAATAATACACAACATCTGATAGCGCTCTCATTTTTGCATTCTATGCAAAACAATTTCGCTCGCTCTTTTTATTCCCACTATCTCAAGATAGTGCCAGAATTATTTCATCATAATTCCGGCCAAATGCTGAGCATTCCCATGTCAAATACAGCAATTAAACCAAATCCTATTTCTTCTATTTCTCTCATTTTGTTATCTACTGCTTGTGGTTTTGCTGTAGCGAATATTTATTATAACCAACCATTATTGCCAACAATTGGGACAAGTTTTAACGTTAATGGTTCAATATCCGGCTGGATCGCGACACTAACTCAGATTGGCTATGCGGCGGGGCTTCTCTTTTTTGGGCCGCTTGGAGATACGATAAGCCGTCGCAAACTGATTTTCTGCCTGTTAATCGGCAATATAATCAGCCTTATTTTATGTGCCACAGCACCAAATTTTACATGTCTTCTGACAAGTAGCCTGATTGTGGGGATAACTTCTATTTCAGCACAAATCATTATTCCTGCCGTATCTGGTTGGGTAATACCAGAAAAGCGTGGCCAAGCGGTAGGCAGTCTGATGAGTGGCCTTTTCGCCGGAGCACTACTTGCCAGGGCATTAAGTGGTGCAGTCGGAGAGTATTTCGGCTGGCGTGAAATGTTTATATTGGCCGCTTTAATCGATATCTGCCTATTTTTTCTGATCTGGTTTGTGTTGCCAGAAATAGAAACACCACACACGATGACTTACGGCCAACTTCTTATTTCACTCGGTAAATTGGTAAAGCAACAACCCCTTTTGCGTGAAGCTGCATTATCCGGTTTTTTACTGTTCGCCGCTTTTAATACGCTGTGGGGGTCGCTGGCCTTATTACTTTCCCAACCACCTTACGGATGGGGGAGTGATATCGCAGGTCTTTTTGGTTTGATGGGTATTGTGGGAATGCTAGCTTCACCCATAATAGGTTCGTTGACAGATCGCTTCGGCGGGAGAACGATTGTTGCCACAGGCGCTTTATTAGTGACACTGGCCTTGTGCCTAATTAGCGGCACGAGCCACAATATTCTATTTTTATTCGCGGGTATTATTCTGTTAGATCTTGGCAGCAGAGCGGGTTTAGTGGCAAATCAAACACGGTTATATACATTATTACCTGAGGCTCGCAGCCGACTAAATACCGTATTTATGACCTGTTATTTCGCTGGCGGCGCAATAGGTTCCTCTTTGGGAGCTGTCGCCGCTTGGCATTTTTCTTGGTATGGTGTCGCTTTCAGCGGCGGAGGATGCGCATTATTAGCCGCGCTATGGGTTCTATTTAATCCAAATAGCCGCAAGCAAATATGATTTTACACACTGCGCCCCAAGCTATCTTTTATGATAGATTGCCACCAGCCAGAAGATAATTGGCATCACGGTATTAACTAGCAGATTAGCAGCCGGTACCATTCACTCTTTGGAGGCCAATTTTTTCCAGTTAATAAGTGTAAATTCAATGGAATTTAAATAGCAATTAACCAAAAGAAATCAACATAAGTGGTAATAAACAACCATGTAATTTATTAGATTTAAAGTATATCTGAAAACAATTTAGATGATACTAGGTTGACAAAATCAGAAATTTGCACCAACATCAAAGTTGACAAACTTGAATTTTTGCACCTTTAGAGAAAACAGCAAATGCCAAACATCCGCTACCCTTGGGAATTCCATCCACAGTTAAGTGAAGAACGTTTAAGTATCATTGCAAAAGAACTACTCAATGTGCTTGATCATACCTATGAGCAGCTTTCGACACCATTAGATGATAATTACACCCGAGGAACCTGTACATTTGGCCGCCAAAGGCAATGTCTTATTCAGCTCTGTATGAAAGGTACTTATGATTGGCTAAAACTCACTAATCCTAATATGGATACGACCATCGAAATAGAAACAATCCCACTTCGTTTTTTTACTGATGACCCAGAAAACCCCAAAAAATCAGGCTTCTTTCGCCGTAACAGTGTAGACCAACTCTGGGCACCAGAAATCACGATACCAACAATATGGCGCTTTATTGTAGAAAAACCCCAGTTTGAAGGCGAAGGTGCGCAAGTTCATTTTGCTGGTTACAACGAGCATGAAGAAATGTTGTCTCAATGGACTTACGATAACAGCAAAATATCTACTCTGCATTCTACAGATAACACACCGCCATCTGCGGTAACAATCGAATTGGATCCTATCAGTGCTGCGATGCCTGATAAATCCAGAGAAAACAAGCGCAACAACAAGTAGTAGGTGACAAGTGTTCAATGGTTCTAATTTGCGATTAGCTCGTCTGTATCACGAGCTATCTCTTGAGCAAGTGGCTGAGCGGGTTAATAAAACCCGCCAATATATTCAGCGGCTGGAATCCGGCTTTGCTGTGCCAACTAATGAACTTTCTAATGAATTAGCGACTGTATTGCAGGTTACTCCTGCGTTCTTTGAAACCCAAATACAATCTCCTGTGAACGAAGAAATTGTTCATTTCCGTAAACGCAGCGCAATTAGAGTAGCAACAAAATTAGCAGCACTTGCAAAGGCTGAGTTATACAGACGATTAATCGTCGTTTTTGAGGAAAATCTAAATTTACCGTCAGTGTTATTTCCTGAATTAAAAGCAAACTCCCCGGAAGAAGTTGAACGAGCAGCAGAAAAATGTCGGATTGATTGGGGATTAGGGTTTGGGCCAATTGAAAATGTAACTCGCCTGGCTGAAAAGCTAGGTGCATTTGTTACCTCGTTTGACTCAGTATCTGATGATGTTGACGCGTTATCCGTTCCATTAGATCGACCTTTCATTGTCAGA is from Photorhabdus laumondii subsp. laumondii and encodes:
- a CDS encoding GH39 family glycosyl hydrolase; protein product: MTKVFSFNKNHRDLSAGHNSCLKTVNGVNGLPKSIAPGFPDLDNEFNQMGITHVRLHDGFGIGDIDNYFQVDRKNNQNQMIVNVSEENKPAAKKLVADIANVRSLFPNAALGMRNHDVSLALKDANYEMTDAYLRDVLNNQADLNPDNIQRQLLFRIGRSLDGGYEIPEDFDIYAILVKTLVNRYGVNYASIGLPRKISYWEIWNEPDLLFFWNTDDPQKYYQLYEKVVRLIKTVDPDAKVGGAGISFSNHAGGHYIDGFFRYCRDNHVPLDFFSWHGYVDTGDPQNIIDMGNTIQKSLHTYGFTKTESICTEWNSSPFGSRNTFTKVQSPKNAAYIASSLIYMQYTKVDLAHYYRGDGLSFGLFNDQPNPKNPSVRNFCTYSAQSFGLFAKILKTPYILSGQKDFSTGLTVLAAENKSGNKINILAANYKVDKSFSDGNVAPVPADLYRQYYLDTNRTLDQLTDTCSKNRWFGGVDPTTIQSNNAVVQKDPVQQLPLDSLLRPKTRDYTHSDQGVTVVIDHIGCKKFKVKAYRIQQGGSLEKITPPEVTNQINVSIANNKLTLIDKGAKPSTVTLYSLELIHH
- a CDS encoding GH39 family glycosyl hydrolase, translated to MTKIFSLNKNHRDLSAGHHSLLKEVNGLNGAPKSLMPGFPDLDDQFNQMEITHIRLHDGFGIGDMDNYFQVDRVNDRNQIIVNVPEENKPAAKKLLTDISNIRSIFPNAAAGMRNNDISLALKEANYKMTDAYLRDIMNNQAELNPDNIQRKIMFRIGRTGDGGYEIPEDFDIYAILVSTLVNRYALNYARIGLPRKITYWQVWNEPDLIFFWNSNDPQKYYELYAKIARIIKAIDPDAKVGGAGIGFVDRAQEDYLDGFLRYCRDNNVPLDFFSWHGYVETGDPQNIIDVGNKVQKGLHTYGFTGTESFCTEWNSCPIGTKNTYTKVQGIKNAAYIASTFIYMQYIKVDRSYYYRGDGSSFGLFNNQPNPENPSVKNFCTYSAQSFYLFAKMFETPYILSGNKDFSTGLTVLAAENTEGNKINILAANYKVDKSLADGNAAPDYLYQQYYLDTSRTLNQLTDTGSKNKWFGGVDPTTVRVDNAVVQHEPVKPFPDNNMLRAKNRDYTDSDQGVTVVINHIGYKKFKVKAFRIQEGGSLAQMTPPEVTDQINVSIANNKLTLVDKGAKPETVALYSLELEDN
- a CDS encoding LysR family transcriptional regulator, which codes for MKDLLRTDMLTTFIHVARSRSFSAVARLQGMAASSITRQIDNLEQVLETKLFFRSTRGLSLTDAGEILFARAQGIINDLVDIQAELAALNGEPQGVLRVACLPTFGRQHIIPMLAELFTRYPKIRIELDQTERLTDPVRDRLDVVIRIGELKDSTLYSKRIATQTWIICASPGYIQRHGTPTTLTELDEHYLLDKHHDPAGICWSRYRSVINFSDNNRIFRSDDFETLRMATVSGFGIALLPNWVVSTDIRSEKLIPLFDDPDGRKEDIYLLRALAHPPAKLTVFMSLLQKRLAKII
- a CDS encoding MFS transporter — protein: MSNTAIKPNPISSISLILLSTACGFAVANIYYNQPLLPTIGTSFNVNGSISGWIATLTQIGYAAGLLFFGPLGDTISRRKLIFCLLIGNIISLILCATAPNFTCLLTSSLIVGITSISAQIIIPAVSGWVIPEKRGQAVGSLMSGLFAGALLARALSGAVGEYFGWREMFILAALIDICLFFLIWFVLPEIETPHTMTYGQLLISLGKLVKQQPLLREAALSGFLLFAAFNTLWGSLALLLSQPPYGWGSDIAGLFGLMGIVGMLASPIIGSLTDRFGGRTIVATGALLVTLALCLISGTSHNILFLFAGIILLDLGSRAGLVANQTRLYTLLPEARSRLNTVFMTCYFAGGAIGSSLGAVAAWHFSWYGVAFSGGGCALLAALWVLFNPNSRKQI
- a CDS encoding DUF4311 domain-containing protein, whose product is MVPAANLLVNTVMPIIFWLVAIYHKR